A single Mangrovimonas sp. YM274 DNA region contains:
- a CDS encoding thioesterase family protein — translation MKRKMRSKHKEIVHESEVRVRFVETDPLGIVWHGNYIQYFEDGREAFGRKHGISYLDQKEHGYATPIVKSSTDHKLPLKYGDVATVKTIYVDTPAAKMVFRYEIYNQKKQLVCTGETIQVFVDNIGEGDLSLNIPTFFMDWKQKVGLLDE, via the coding sequence ATGAAAAGAAAAATGCGGTCTAAACACAAGGAAATAGTTCATGAAAGTGAGGTGAGGGTGCGCTTTGTAGAAACCGATCCTCTCGGTATTGTATGGCATGGCAATTATATTCAATATTTTGAAGATGGAAGGGAAGCCTTTGGTAGAAAACACGGTATTTCATATTTAGATCAAAAGGAGCATGGGTATGCTACGCCTATCGTAAAATCTAGTACAGACCATAAGCTACCCTTGAAGTACGGCGATGTGGCCACTGTTAAAACCATTTATGTGGATACACCTGCTGCCAAAATGGTATTTCGTTATGAAATATACAATCAGAAAAAGCAATTGGTATGCACAGGTGAAACCATTCAAGTATTTGTCGATAATATTGGAGAAGGAGATCTGTCACTAAACATTCCGACGTTTTTTATGGATTGGAAGCAAAAAGTGGGGTTGCTGGATGAATAA
- a CDS encoding beta-ketoacyl synthase N-terminal-like domain-containing protein, with the protein MNKIYVSHNNIVSSLGFDSPTVVEHIKSEVTGLALVENETLHAEPFYSSLINTGKLQAAFHELQSQDDYTRLEQMMIVSLQKVIEASNITLDERVGLIISTTKGNVDVLDADNPFPKERAYLSELGRVVKAFFGFKNEAIVVSNACVSGILSVAIAKRYIEQNVYDHVFVVSGDVVSEFILSGFNSFQAMSNELCKPYDKHRKGINIGEVAASILVTKDDTNLADEAMAILGEGSCNDANHISGPSRTGEGLYRSMGTAFKEAGIKPENIDYISAHGTATLFNDEMEAIAFNRMGLHEVPLNSLKGYFGHTLGASGLLETIVGMHSVHNKTLFKSLGFETMGVSQPINVITYTTPHNMQTFLKTASGFGGCNTAVIFQKPTQ; encoded by the coding sequence ATGAATAAGATATACGTTTCACATAACAACATTGTTTCATCACTAGGCTTTGACAGTCCTACGGTTGTAGAGCATATTAAGTCTGAAGTTACGGGACTTGCATTGGTTGAAAATGAAACACTGCATGCAGAACCATTTTACTCTTCTTTAATAAATACAGGAAAACTACAAGCGGCATTCCATGAACTGCAATCTCAAGACGATTACACGAGATTGGAACAAATGATGATTGTTTCCCTGCAAAAGGTTATTGAAGCATCCAACATTACATTAGATGAACGTGTTGGTTTGATTATTTCTACTACAAAAGGAAATGTAGATGTGTTGGACGCTGATAATCCGTTTCCAAAGGAAAGGGCTTATTTAAGTGAACTCGGCAGGGTTGTAAAAGCGTTTTTTGGTTTTAAAAACGAGGCTATTGTGGTATCTAATGCCTGTGTGTCTGGAATTTTATCGGTAGCTATAGCCAAGAGGTATATTGAGCAAAATGTGTATGACCATGTATTTGTGGTAAGTGGAGATGTGGTAAGTGAGTTTATATTGTCTGGTTTCAATTCTTTTCAAGCCATGAGTAATGAACTTTGCAAACCTTATGATAAACATAGAAAGGGGATTAATATAGGGGAAGTGGCAGCGAGCATTTTGGTAACAAAGGATGATACTAATTTGGCAGATGAGGCCATGGCCATTTTGGGAGAAGGCTCCTGTAACGATGCCAATCATATTTCAGGACCATCAAGAACCGGTGAAGGATTGTATAGGAGTATGGGAACGGCATTTAAGGAAGCGGGTATTAAACCTGAAAACATAGATTACATATCAGCCCATGGAACGGCCACTTTGTTTAATGACGAAATGGAGGCGATAGCCTTCAATAGAATGGGGCTGCATGAGGTGCCGTTAAACAGTTTGAAAGGGTATTTTGGGCATACATTGGGAGCTTCTGGATTATTGGAAACCATTGTCGGTATGCATTCCGTACACAATAAAACATTGTTCAAATCTCTAGGTTTTGAAACCATGGGAGTGAGCCAGCCAATAAATGTAATAACATACACAACACCACATAATATGCAGACCTTTTTAAAAACAGCCTCAGGATTTGGAGGTTGTAATACGGCTGTAATTTTTCAAAAACCAACGCAATAA
- a CDS encoding class I SAM-dependent methyltransferase: MANNSIRAIDALEEAHKIAFAPFVFQAVVSLRKLGVFDKIFQYRKKGGISIEGIAEELSLSAYGVGVLLEIAESSDIVTKDAQGNYEITTTGYFLTYNETVNVNINFTQDVCYKGLYHLEDAIKTGKPQGLKELGDWSTIYEGLSKLSPQQQKSWFDFDHHYSDDIFGEALKKVFAKERKHIFDIGANTGKFSIRCSKFNKEVKVTMVDLPGQLTKAMANVEQEGVQDRVHPYEIDWLSKDPKIPAGADTIWLCQFLDCFSKPEIEKILTICANAMDDKAELIIVETFTDRQRFDNAKFILEATSLYFTVLANGNSKMYQAKELMEVVNNAGLVVKEDQPLGEYHTMLVCQKK, translated from the coding sequence ATGGCAAACAATTCTATTCGTGCAATCGATGCCCTTGAAGAGGCTCACAAAATTGCTTTTGCACCCTTCGTATTTCAAGCAGTTGTCTCGCTTCGTAAATTAGGTGTATTTGATAAGATTTTTCAATACCGAAAGAAGGGAGGGATTTCCATAGAGGGGATTGCAGAAGAATTGTCGTTAAGTGCATATGGAGTTGGGGTGTTACTTGAAATTGCCGAGAGTTCGGATATTGTAACGAAAGATGCTCAAGGCAATTACGAAATTACTACGACGGGCTATTTTTTGACCTACAACGAAACCGTTAATGTAAATATCAACTTTACTCAAGATGTCTGCTATAAAGGGTTGTATCATTTAGAAGATGCCATTAAAACGGGAAAACCTCAAGGACTAAAGGAATTGGGGGATTGGAGTACCATTTATGAAGGGTTGTCTAAATTATCGCCCCAACAGCAAAAGTCTTGGTTCGATTTTGACCATCATTATTCCGATGATATTTTTGGAGAAGCATTAAAAAAAGTATTCGCCAAAGAGCGTAAACATATTTTTGATATTGGTGCTAATACCGGTAAGTTCTCAATACGTTGTAGTAAGTTCAATAAGGAGGTGAAGGTCACTATGGTGGACCTTCCAGGCCAATTGACAAAAGCCATGGCAAATGTAGAACAAGAAGGCGTGCAGGATCGGGTGCATCCATATGAAATTGATTGGCTATCTAAAGATCCTAAAATACCGGCAGGAGCCGATACAATTTGGTTATGCCAATTTTTGGATTGTTTTTCAAAACCGGAAATAGAAAAGATTTTAACCATCTGTGCCAATGCCATGGACGATAAGGCTGAGCTTATTATTGTAGAAACCTTTACGGATAGACAGCGCTTTGACAATGCTAAATTTATTTTGGAGGCCACGTCATTATATTTTACTGTTCTAGCCAACGGAAATAGCAAAATGTACCAAGCCAAGGAGTTAATGGAAGTTGTAAATAATGCAGGGCTTGTGGTTAAGGAAGACCAACCTTTGGGAGAATACCATACTATGTTGGTTTGTCAAAAGAAATAG
- a CDS encoding 3-oxoacyl-ACP synthase codes for MESAVNICSYASIRDGKVTLKGDTLFEGRQSDFAEFIKAAYKSFGLKYPKFFKMDNLSKLAFLTAEAILKNEQLNLDAENNIAIVLSNRASSLDTDRAHQTSIQNKEKYYPSPAVFVYTLPNICIGEISIKYKLYSENSFFIFDRFNADHLLTSANSLLESGKADQVLCGWVDYDTDDYEAFLYLVSKNSGLPHTREQILTLYNT; via the coding sequence ATGGAGTCAGCAGTAAACATTTGTTCATATGCTTCGATAAGGGATGGAAAAGTGACCTTAAAGGGAGATACTCTTTTTGAGGGGAGGCAATCTGATTTTGCAGAATTTATCAAAGCTGCTTATAAGTCGTTTGGGTTAAAATACCCTAAGTTCTTTAAGATGGATAACTTGAGTAAATTAGCTTTTCTAACGGCTGAAGCAATCCTTAAAAATGAGCAATTGAATTTAGATGCTGAAAATAACATAGCCATTGTGCTATCCAATAGAGCTTCTAGTTTAGATACTGATAGGGCTCACCAAACCTCCATTCAAAATAAAGAAAAATATTACCCAAGTCCGGCAGTATTTGTATACACGCTGCCTAATATTTGTATAGGGGAGATTAGTATAAAATATAAACTGTATTCTGAAAATAGTTTTTTTATATTTGACAGATTTAATGCCGATCATTTGTTGACTTCAGCAAACAGCCTTTTGGAAAGCGGAAAAGCAGACCAAGTGTTATGCGGATGGGTAGATTATGATACAGATGATTACGAAGCATTTTTGTATTTGGTTTCCAAAAATTCTGGACTTCCTCATACAAGAGAACAAATTTTAACATTATACAATACTTAA
- a CDS encoding phosphopantetheine-binding protein — MEALKQELKENIIEQLNLEDMVVADIADDDMLFGDGLGLDSIDALELIVMLDKNYGIKLTDPKEGRAIFESINTMAAYISEHRTK; from the coding sequence ATGGAAGCTTTAAAACAAGAATTGAAAGAGAACATTATAGAGCAATTAAATTTGGAAGATATGGTGGTTGCCGATATTGCAGATGATGATATGCTGTTTGGCGATGGCCTTGGTTTGGACTCTATTGATGCCTTGGAATTGATTGTAATGCTCGATAAAAACTACGGGATTAAGCTTACCGATCCAAAAGAAGGACGTGCCATTTTTGAATCTATCAACACGATGGCCGCTTATATTTCTGAACACAGAACCAAGTAA
- a CDS encoding beta-ketoacyl-[acyl-carrier-protein] synthase family protein, which produces MGKGVAITGMGIVSAIGNNVAENYQSLILGNKGISRISKIETIHRDDIMVGEIAATNQELITQLGLSPENNYSRTALLGGVAAKQAVDSAGIFDISQYKTGLVSATSVGGMDMTEKYYYEYPNNQAVQKYIHGHHAGDSTQKIAEQLGIEKGLVTTISTACSSAANAIMFGARLIKSGQLDRVVVGGADCLSKFTINGFKTLMILSDTYNTPFDEHRKGLNLGEAAAFLVLESDAVVEAENKPVLAYVKGYGNANDAFHQTASSDFGDGATLAMEKALQVAGLEPKDIDYINAHGTSTGNNDLSEGRAIIRVFGDAVPEFSSTKAFTGHTLAAAGAIEAVYSILALQHNEIFPNLNYKTPMEAFHIQPEATLKSKELHTVMSNSFGFGGNCSTVIFSKEA; this is translated from the coding sequence ATGGGGAAAGGAGTAGCTATAACTGGAATGGGGATAGTTTCTGCCATAGGTAACAATGTGGCCGAAAATTACCAATCGCTGATTTTGGGAAATAAGGGAATTTCCAGAATTTCCAAAATCGAAACCATTCACAGAGATGATATTATGGTGGGCGAAATTGCTGCCACAAATCAAGAGCTCATAACTCAATTGGGGTTATCTCCAGAAAACAATTATTCCAGGACGGCACTTCTTGGTGGCGTGGCGGCCAAACAGGCTGTTGATAGTGCAGGGATATTTGATATTTCGCAATATAAAACAGGATTGGTTTCTGCTACCAGCGTAGGTGGTATGGACATGACCGAGAAATATTATTACGAATATCCAAACAACCAAGCGGTTCAAAAATACATCCATGGGCACCATGCTGGTGATTCTACCCAAAAAATAGCGGAACAACTCGGTATTGAAAAAGGCTTGGTAACCACAATTAGTACGGCGTGTTCTTCGGCTGCCAATGCTATTATGTTTGGAGCTCGATTGATTAAATCTGGTCAGTTGGACCGGGTCGTGGTTGGTGGTGCGGATTGTTTGTCGAAGTTTACTATTAATGGGTTTAAAACCTTGATGATTCTGTCGGATACCTACAATACGCCTTTTGATGAACACCGTAAAGGATTAAATCTGGGAGAGGCTGCTGCTTTCTTGGTTTTAGAGTCGGATGCTGTGGTAGAAGCTGAAAACAAACCGGTATTGGCTTATGTAAAAGGTTATGGTAATGCCAACGACGCCTTTCACCAAACTGCGTCATCCGATTTTGGGGATGGGGCAACTTTAGCGATGGAAAAAGCACTTCAAGTAGCAGGATTGGAGCCTAAGGATATCGATTATATCAATGCTCATGGCACATCCACAGGAAATAACGATTTGTCTGAAGGACGTGCTATCATAAGGGTTTTTGGAGATGCGGTTCCTGAATTCAGTTCAACAAAAGCTTTTACCGGCCATACATTGGCAGCTGCAGGAGCTATAGAAGCGGTGTACTCTATTTTGGCTCTTCAGCACAATGAGATTTTTCCAAACTTAAACTATAAAACTCCCATGGAAGCCTTTCATATTCAACCAGAGGCGACCTTAAAATCAAAGGAGTTACACACGGTAATGTCCAATTCGTTTGGTTTTGGAGGAAATTGTTCCACTGTGATATTTTCAAAAGAAGCCTAA
- a CDS encoding beta-ketoacyl synthase N-terminal-like domain-containing protein has product MRSVYINSIGSISAQKTFDSTEFLNEVLSYKELVLPVVNPNYKDYIPPAAARRMAKGIKMGVVASKIALKDAGLEEVDAIITGTGMGCLKDSEKFLSAILDNNEQYLTPTSFIQSTHNTVGGQIALELQCKGYNFTYVHSSVSFESALMDAKLQLELDEAKHILIGGVDEIGDYTVELHKLVNHIKAEAEDSLQVLNSNTKGAIYGEGANFFVLSNEKTEHSYAKLTAVTVFNTLPKSELNIEVEAFLFANGLSVEDIDVVVLGNNGDVQFDGYYETLSSGLLQNTPQVCYKHLCGEFNTASSFAFWVAVKILKTQSLPEVLQYNNRTVTDIKNVLLYNQYRGENHSFTLVQQC; this is encoded by the coding sequence ATGAGAAGTGTATATATAAATAGCATCGGATCTATTTCTGCTCAAAAAACATTTGATAGTACTGAGTTTTTAAATGAAGTGTTGTCCTATAAAGAACTGGTTTTGCCTGTGGTGAACCCTAATTATAAGGATTATATTCCCCCTGCTGCTGCGCGTAGGATGGCAAAAGGAATCAAGATGGGAGTGGTAGCATCTAAAATTGCATTAAAAGACGCAGGACTGGAGGAAGTAGATGCTATTATTACAGGAACAGGAATGGGATGTCTAAAGGATTCTGAAAAATTTCTCAGCGCTATCTTGGATAATAATGAACAATACCTTACCCCTACCTCCTTTATACAGTCTACTCATAATACGGTGGGAGGGCAAATAGCATTGGAACTACAATGTAAGGGGTATAATTTTACCTATGTGCACTCTAGTGTCTCTTTTGAATCAGCCTTGATGGATGCCAAACTGCAACTGGAGTTGGATGAGGCAAAACATATTTTAATAGGAGGAGTTGATGAAATTGGCGATTATACGGTAGAGCTTCATAAGCTGGTGAATCATATAAAAGCGGAAGCAGAAGATTCATTACAGGTTTTAAACTCGAATACCAAAGGAGCTATTTATGGGGAAGGCGCTAACTTTTTTGTGCTATCCAACGAAAAAACGGAACATTCTTACGCAAAACTAACTGCGGTGACTGTTTTTAATACTTTGCCAAAATCAGAATTAAACATTGAGGTAGAAGCGTTTTTATTTGCCAATGGTTTGTCTGTTGAAGATATTGATGTTGTTGTATTGGGGAATAATGGCGATGTCCAGTTTGATGGTTATTATGAAACTTTATCAAGTGGATTGCTTCAAAATACCCCACAAGTATGCTATAAACATTTATGTGGAGAATTTAATACTGCGTCCTCTTTTGCATTTTGGGTTGCGGTTAAAATATTGAAGACACAGTCTTTGCCGGAAGTACTTCAATACAATAATCGTACGGTTACAGATATAAAAAATGTGTTGTTGTACAATCAGTACAGAGGCGAGAATCACAGCTTTACCTTAGTACAGCAATGTTAA
- a CDS encoding polysaccharide deacetylase family protein yields MLKFKTVNIAAVFVFVSLLLLSTVYDISIFWFLVVVFLWLALTAMGSAFVGWNYHVPSINFCPKTVKNQVAITFDDGPNPEYTPRVLELLKVYNAKATFFCIGKHIAAHPELFKRILEEGHTVGNHTFSHRSSFGFLPTSKVVSELTQTNAIAKKHSGLQLQLYRPAFGVTNPNIAKALKILGLQSVGWNKRSLDTTSLSETEILKRITTNLKKGDIILLHDTSEKSVRVLEQLLLFLRQENLESVSVDSLCNMKAYA; encoded by the coding sequence ATGTTAAAATTTAAAACGGTAAATATAGCGGCAGTTTTTGTTTTTGTAAGTTTGCTGCTCCTTTCTACTGTTTATGACATTTCAATTTTTTGGTTTTTAGTAGTAGTGTTTTTATGGTTAGCATTGACTGCTATGGGGTCTGCTTTTGTTGGTTGGAACTACCACGTACCTTCCATTAACTTTTGTCCGAAAACCGTTAAAAACCAAGTGGCCATAACGTTCGATGATGGACCTAATCCAGAGTATACTCCAAGAGTATTGGAGCTTTTAAAGGTCTATAATGCGAAAGCTACATTCTTTTGTATCGGGAAGCATATTGCGGCACACCCCGAACTTTTTAAACGTATTTTGGAAGAGGGACATACCGTAGGAAACCATACCTTTTCGCATCGCTCTAGTTTTGGGTTTTTGCCAACCTCGAAGGTGGTTTCGGAATTAACACAAACCAACGCTATTGCCAAAAAGCATTCGGGATTGCAATTACAGCTATACCGGCCAGCATTTGGAGTTACCAATCCTAATATTGCAAAGGCTTTGAAAATATTGGGGCTGCAGTCTGTTGGTTGGAACAAACGTTCTTTGGACACTACTTCATTGAGTGAAACAGAAATTCTAAAAAGAATTACCACCAATCTTAAAAAAGGCGACATTATCCTTTTACATGATACAAGCGAAAAATCGGTAAGGGTTTTGGAACAGTTATTGCTATTTTTACGCCAAGAAAACCTGGAATCTGTTTCGGTAGATTCACTTTGTAACATGAAAGCTTATGCGTAA
- a CDS encoding outer membrane lipoprotein carrier protein LolA has product MRNLVYFLLLVFGTLKAQTPMTASQANALKDKVKSLALATNSIVSDFTQYKHMDFLSEDIVTKGNMAFKSPDLLKWAYLEPFQYQVIFKNETLYIDDEGKKSDVDLGANKMFKELNTLIVRSVKGDMFDDTAFDIAYFTIDKSSEVHFAPKDTRFSKFIKNFQITFNGEGDVVEVKMVEPSGDYTKIVFNNKVLNPPLDDEIFAH; this is encoded by the coding sequence ATGCGTAACCTTGTCTACTTTTTGTTATTAGTGTTTGGAACATTGAAGGCGCAAACCCCAATGACCGCTTCACAAGCCAATGCTTTAAAAGATAAGGTCAAATCTTTGGCATTGGCTACCAATTCTATTGTGAGCGATTTTACGCAGTATAAGCATATGGACTTTTTGTCTGAGGACATAGTGACCAAGGGGAATATGGCCTTTAAATCACCAGATTTATTAAAATGGGCTTATTTGGAGCCTTTTCAGTATCAGGTGATTTTTAAAAATGAAACCCTGTATATAGATGATGAAGGCAAGAAAAGCGATGTGGATTTGGGGGCCAATAAAATGTTTAAGGAATTAAATACTCTTATCGTTAGAAGTGTTAAAGGCGATATGTTTGACGACACGGCTTTTGATATTGCCTATTTTACAATTGATAAGTCTAGCGAAGTTCATTTTGCTCCAAAGGATACTAGGTTTTCAAAATTCATAAAAAACTTTCAAATTACGTTTAATGGAGAAGGGGATGTTGTAGAGGTTAAAATGGTAGAACCTTCAGGGGACTATACCAAAATTGTTTTCAATAATAAAGTACTAAACCCTCCTTTGGATGACGAGATATTTGCTCATTAG
- a CDS encoding porin family protein, translating into MKHLSLTFLFVMAAVTFGFSQVKVRPGLKLGFNSSTVSNLPRSESKLGFQGAMFANVHFVSFYELQAEASFSNQGYERNAMGESGDVDIKYIGFALSNKFFVVPNLGLHLLVGPSVEVNVSDEDADITPFDFSFFGGVGYEFPFGLGLELRYKQGIIDIRDGYWEEFEEGDELFDDNVLNGVLQFGVFYKFQF; encoded by the coding sequence ATGAAACATTTATCATTGACTTTTCTGTTTGTTATGGCTGCTGTTACCTTTGGTTTTTCGCAGGTAAAGGTACGTCCCGGGCTTAAATTAGGATTCAATTCTTCTACGGTTTCCAACCTTCCAAGGTCAGAATCTAAATTGGGGTTTCAAGGAGCTATGTTTGCCAATGTTCATTTTGTGAGTTTTTACGAGTTACAAGCTGAAGCTTCGTTTTCCAATCAAGGATATGAGAGGAACGCCATGGGCGAAAGTGGAGATGTTGATATAAAATATATTGGTTTTGCTTTGTCCAATAAATTTTTTGTAGTGCCAAATTTGGGCTTGCACTTGTTGGTTGGGCCTAGTGTGGAAGTAAATGTTTCCGATGAGGATGCAGACATTACCCCTTTTGATTTTTCCTTTTTTGGAGGTGTGGGTTATGAGTTTCCCTTTGGATTGGGGCTTGAACTTCGATATAAGCAAGGCATAATTGATATAAGAGATGGATATTGGGAGGAGTTTGAAGAAGGAGACGAACTGTTTGACGACAATGTGTTAAATGGGGTATTGCAGTTTGGAGTATTCTACAAATTCCAATTCTAG
- a CDS encoding 3-hydroxyacyl-ACP dehydratase — protein MLLKDFYTVNEIAVADQSATAKITINKEHEVFKGHFPGNPVTPGVCMMQIIKELTEEIVGEKLFMESCSNVKFMAIINPELTPVLHLDLSISKDDNLVKVKNATKFNDTVALKLSSVFKVVKG, from the coding sequence ATGTTGTTAAAGGATTTTTATACCGTAAATGAAATAGCTGTCGCTGATCAATCTGCGACGGCAAAAATAACGATAAACAAGGAGCACGAAGTGTTCAAGGGGCATTTTCCTGGAAACCCAGTAACTCCTGGTGTGTGCATGATGCAGATTATTAAAGAACTCACGGAAGAGATTGTAGGTGAAAAGCTGTTTATGGAATCTTGTAGCAATGTAAAGTTTATGGCTATTATCAATCCAGAGCTTACGCCTGTATTACATTTAGACCTGTCTATTTCCAAAGATGATAATTTGGTCAAGGTTAAAAATGCAACAAAATTCAATGATACTGTTGCCCTTAAATTATCTTCTGTCTTTAAAGTAGTAAAAGGATGA
- a CDS encoding DUF2062 domain-containing protein codes for MNTDPISQKIKDLKACVLIPTYNNHRTLQRVLDGVLEYTDDILVVNDGSTDATKSILQSYTNIHCLHFNENKGKGVALREGFKKAVELTYDYVITIDSDGQHFPSDIPVFLEALENHPTGELLLIGARNMSQEGVPSKSSFGNKFSNFWFWFETGIKLDDTQSGFRLYPLKHLKALKFYTTKFEFEIEVIVKAAWRDVEVKNVPIQVLYDESERVSHFRPFKDFTRISILNTWLVFLTIFYIKPREVYRNLKKKGVKRFLIEDFLGSYDSPSKKALSIALGVFIGLSPFWGFHTVLVIFLAIFLKLNKPIAFAFSNVSLPPFIPLVLYTSSKIGQYILGVDFSYSIEEITSNFGAIRHFEAYLIGSFTLAIIMSALSGMVGFLFFSIFDKKKVILKNG; via the coding sequence GTGAATACGGACCCAATCTCACAAAAAATCAAAGACCTTAAGGCTTGTGTGTTGATTCCTACATACAATAACCATCGCACCTTGCAAAGGGTTCTTGATGGAGTCTTGGAATACACAGATGATATCTTGGTTGTTAATGACGGTTCGACAGATGCAACTAAGTCAATATTGCAATCTTACACTAATATTCATTGTCTGCATTTTAATGAGAACAAAGGGAAAGGTGTTGCTTTAAGGGAAGGGTTTAAAAAAGCTGTGGAGCTGACTTATGACTATGTTATTACCATCGATTCAGATGGGCAGCATTTTCCTAGTGATATCCCCGTGTTTTTAGAGGCTTTAGAAAATCATCCTACGGGAGAGTTACTGCTTATTGGAGCGCGTAATATGAGTCAGGAAGGGGTGCCCTCCAAAAGTAGTTTTGGGAATAAGTTTTCCAATTTTTGGTTTTGGTTTGAGACTGGAATCAAATTGGACGATACCCAATCGGGCTTTCGACTTTATCCACTGAAGCATTTAAAGGCGCTTAAATTTTATACTACCAAGTTTGAGTTTGAAATTGAGGTGATTGTAAAGGCAGCATGGCGAGACGTTGAAGTGAAAAATGTACCTATTCAAGTGCTTTATGATGAAAGTGAAAGAGTTTCGCACTTTAGGCCCTTCAAGGATTTTACCCGAATAAGTATTTTAAACACTTGGTTGGTGTTTTTAACCATCTTTTACATAAAACCGCGGGAGGTCTATAGAAATCTTAAAAAAAAAGGTGTTAAGCGTTTTTTGATAGAAGACTTTCTGGGAAGTTATGATTCGCCTAGTAAAAAGGCTTTGTCCATTGCCTTGGGAGTGTTTATTGGGCTATCGCCGTTTTGGGGATTTCATACTGTTTTGGTGATTTTCCTTGCTATTTTTTTAAAGTTGAATAAGCCTATTGCCTTTGCTTTCTCTAATGTAAGCTTGCCGCCTTTCATTCCACTTGTATTATATACAAGTTCAAAAATAGGACAATACATTTTAGGAGTAGATTTTTCATATTCTATTGAAGAGATTACGTCTAATTTTGGGGCAATCCGTCATTTTGAAGCCTATTTGATCGGGAGTTTTACTTTGGCAATTATCATGTCCGCGCTTTCAGGAATGGTAGGATTTCTTTTCTTTTCTATTTTTGACAAAAAGAAAGTGATTTTAAAGAATGGCTAA